One segment of Acidianus sp. HS-5 DNA contains the following:
- the purT gene encoding formate-dependent phosphoribosylglycinamide formyltransferase, with protein MEIGTPLLEGSKKLMLLGSGELGKEIAIEAQRMGVEVIAVDRYDMAPAMHVAHRKYVIDMMDPSALKSIVKRENPDGIITEIEAINTDALIDLEDSGYRIIPNAQAVKICMNRIELRSLAAEKLKVPTTTYAFAESAEEVKKACKDIGFPCLIKPEMSSSGHGHVLINKEEEIEEAYKESISHARGKGKRVIVEEYVKIDTELTILTYRYSTENGIITKTFSPVEHQRPSYYYVESWQPATVEDEVIEKAKSYAVKVVEELGGVGIFGVEIIKSGNRVLFSEVSPRPHDTGMVTMASQDISEFQVHVRSALGLSTPEVRLLTPAASHVILAERDKWNPKYLNLEKALEIPGVQIRLFGKPYSYEKRRMGVVLANGNTVDEAREKARKASALILVE; from the coding sequence ATGGAGATCGGAACTCCGCTTTTAGAAGGATCGAAGAAACTAATGCTTTTAGGAAGCGGTGAATTAGGTAAGGAAATTGCTATTGAAGCACAAAGAATGGGAGTAGAAGTAATTGCGGTTGATAGATACGATATGGCTCCAGCAATGCACGTTGCACATAGAAAATATGTAATAGACATGATGGATCCTTCTGCTCTAAAGTCTATAGTCAAGAGAGAAAACCCTGACGGGATTATAACAGAAATAGAAGCAATCAATACCGATGCATTAATTGATCTTGAGGACTCAGGATATAGAATAATTCCTAATGCTCAAGCTGTAAAAATCTGCATGAATAGGATAGAATTACGTAGTCTCGCTGCAGAGAAGTTAAAAGTACCCACAACAACTTATGCATTTGCAGAAAGTGCAGAAGAAGTTAAGAAAGCTTGCAAGGATATAGGATTTCCCTGTCTTATAAAGCCAGAAATGAGTTCAAGCGGTCACGGTCACGTCTTAATAAATAAGGAGGAAGAGATTGAAGAAGCTTACAAAGAATCTATTTCTCATGCACGCGGTAAGGGTAAGAGAGTCATAGTTGAAGAATACGTAAAAATAGATACCGAGCTTACTATTTTGACTTATAGATATAGCACTGAAAATGGAATAATTACTAAAACATTTTCTCCAGTAGAGCACCAGAGACCAAGTTATTATTATGTAGAATCTTGGCAACCAGCTACTGTGGAGGACGAAGTTATAGAAAAAGCTAAGTCTTATGCAGTAAAGGTAGTCGAGGAGTTAGGAGGAGTTGGAATTTTCGGAGTAGAGATAATAAAATCAGGAAATAGAGTACTCTTTAGCGAAGTTTCTCCCAGACCTCATGATACTGGAATGGTAACTATGGCTAGCCAAGATATAAGCGAATTCCAAGTTCACGTGAGAAGTGCACTAGGTTTATCTACTCCTGAAGTTAGATTATTAACTCCTGCAGCATCTCACGTAATTTTAGCAGAAAGAGATAAGTGGAATCCTAAATACCTCAATTTAGAGAAGGCTCTGGAAATCCCTGGAGTCCAAATTAGATTATTCGGTAAACCTTACAGTTATGAGAAGAGAAGAATGGGAGTAGTATTAGCTAACGGAAACACAGTTGATGAAGCTAGAGAAAAAGCTAGGAAGGCTTCTGCGTTAATACTAGTAGAGTAA